Proteins encoded together in one Musa acuminata AAA Group cultivar baxijiao chromosome BXJ3-6, Cavendish_Baxijiao_AAA, whole genome shotgun sequence window:
- the LOC103988812 gene encoding sugar transport protein 14, translating to MAGGFVGGELGRRAELYEGRITGYFILACVVGSLGGSLFGYDLGVSGGVTSMDDFLKEFFPRVYRRKQAHLHETDYCKYDNQVLTLFTSALYFAALVSTFGASPVTRKYGRRISIMCGSVSFFLGGAINAGAVNIFMLIVGRILLGIGIGFGNQAVPLYLSEIAPPKIRGAVNQLFQLTTCLGILVADIINYFTEKLHPWGWRLSLGLATVPATLMFVGGVFLPETPNSLVEQGKLDEARLILEKVRGTKQVDAEFEDLKEASQAARAVKHPFRNLLEPRNRPQLVIGALGIPAFQQLSGMNSILFYSPVIFQSLGMGSGASLYSSIITSSMLVIGALVSMSVVDRMGRRFLFIEAGIQMITSMVIVAIILALKFGHGVMLPKGLAVILVIAICAFVVAYGWSWGPLGWLVPSEIFPLETRSAGQSVVVCVNMFFTAAIAQCFLAMLCHMRWGVFILFAGLIVIMSSFVILLLPETKQVPIEEMSRLWEKHWFWKSIVARNPA from the exons ATGGCTGGGGGCTTTGTTGGTGGTGAGTTGGGCAGGAGAGCAGAGCTGTACGAGGGTAGGATCACCGGCTACTTCATATTGGCATGCGTCGTGGGATCCCTCGGAGGATCCCTCTTTGGTTACGATCTCGGCGTATCCG GTGGAGTGACTTCCATGGACGACTTCTTGAAGGAGTTCTTCCCCCGTGTCTACCGGAGAAAGCAAGCACATCTTCATGAAACCGACTACTGTAAATACGACAATCAAGTGTTGACTCTCTTCACGTCCGCCCTCTACTTCGCGGCACTCGTCTCCACTTTTGGAGCCTCGCCGGTGACCAGGAAATACGGAAGAAGGATCAGCATCATGTGTGGTTCGGTCAGCTTCTTCCTCGGCGGAGCTATCAATGCAGGAGCAGTCAACATCTTCATGCTAATCGTCGGCCGAATATTACTTGGAATTGGCATCGGATTTGGAAATCAG GCTGTTCCCCTCTATCTTTCGGAGATAGCGCCACCGAAGATCCGAGGGGCGGTCAACCAATTGTTCCAGCTGACCACCTGCTTGGGTATATTGGTAGCTGACATCATCAACTACTTCACAGAAAAGCTTCACCCATGGGGATGGAGACTCTCCCTTGGCCTCGCCACGGTGCCGGCGACGCTGATGTTTGTGGGCGGTGTCTTCCTTCCCGAAACCCCCAACAGCCTCGTCGAACAAGGCAAGCTAGACGAAGCAAGATTAATACTGGAAAAAGTAAGGGGGACCAAGCAGGTGGATGCAGAGTTTGAGGACCTAAAGGAGGCCAGCCAAGCAGCGCGAGCGGTGAAGCATCCCTTCAGGAACCTCCTCGAGCCAAGAAATCGTCCCCAGCTCGTTATAGGAGCTCTTGGCATTCCTGCGTTCCAGCAGCTATCCGGAATGAACTCGATTCTATTCTATTCTCCCGTGATCTTTCAGAGCCTGGGCATGGGCTCCGGGGCTTCTCTCTATTCGTCCATCATAACGAGCTCTATGCTTGTGATCGGGGCACTCGTCTCCATGTCGGTCGTCGATAGGATGGGAAGGAGATTCTTGTTCATCGAAGCTGGCATTCAGATGATAACCTCCATG GTAATCGTCGCTATAATTCTTGCACTAAAATTCGGTCATGGGGTGATGCTCCCCAAAGGATTGGCTGTGATCCTGGTGATCGCAATCTGTGCCTTCGTGGTGGCCTACGGATGGTCCTGGGGACCTCTTGGTTGGCTGGTTCCGAGCGAGATCTTCCCTCTGGAGACGAGATCGGCAGGTCAAAGCGTTGTGGTGTGCGTCAACATGTTCTTCACCGCCGCGATCGCTCAGTGCTTCCTTGCCATGCTTTGCCATATGAGGTGGGGTGTCTTCATCCTCTTTGCTGGCTTGATTGTGATCATGTCCTCGTTCGTCATCTTGCTTCTACCCGAAACCAAGCAAGTTCCGATCGAAGAGATGTCACGGCTTTGGGAGAAGCATTGGTTCTGGAAGAGCATCGTCGCCAGAAATCCTGCCTGA
- the LOC135641413 gene encoding E3 ubiquitin-protein ligase ATL42-like: protein MTAIRATNPQRKKEEAKTLPTRQHVFLPCFDVLLFLLLISAPVRVAVQPSDGSTWSLLDATFSFWPSLAMVVGIFTVMFSVTFLLLVYVKFCRFTVVELSRNDGFLLPQCRFSGINKAAVESLLVFWFSGLRDAWDGLECIVCLFRFDGAELLRLLPRCKHAFHIDCIDRWLAAHSTCPPCRRKVNAEDDNAVFEYFTSSRFLFASCRHEEAVNYVDRVGRSFRKINIPAEGTNRAQA, encoded by the coding sequence ATGACAGCCATCAGAGCCACAAATCcacagaggaagaaggaagaggccaaaactCTTCCTACAAGACAGCATGTCTTCCTTCCCTGCTTTGATGTTCTACTTTTCCTGTTGTTGATCTCGGCCCCTGTCCGTGTCGCCGTGCAACCGTCCGATGGCAGCACATGGTCGTTGCTTGACGCCACCTTCTCCTTCTGGCCCAGCCTGGCCATGGTTGTTGGCATCTTCACCGTCATGTTCTCTGTCACCTTCCTCCTCCTCGTATATGTCAAGTTTTGCCGGTTCACGGTCGTTGAGCTATCCAGAAACGATGGCTTTCTCCTTCCGCAGTGTCGGTTCTCGGGCATCAACAAGGCCGCGGTCGAGTCGCTTCTCGTGTTCTGGTTCTCGGGGCTGCGCGATGCGTGGGATGGCCTTGAATGCATCGTTTGCCTGTTTAGGTTCGACGGCGCGGAGCTCCTCCGCCTGCTGCCCAGGTGCAAGCATGCGTTCCACATCGACTGCATTGATCGCTGGCTGGCGGCTCACTCTACCTGCCCGCCGTGTCGACGCAAGGTCAACGCGGAGGACGACAATGCCGTCTTTGAGTACTTCACAAGCTCCCGGTTCCTGTTCGCCTCCTGTCGGCACGAGGAGGCGGTCAACTACGTCGATCGTGTTGGAAGAAGCTTTAGGAAGATCAACATACCGGCTGAAGGCACGAACAGGGCTCAAGCATAA